Proteins encoded in a region of the Streptomyces violaceoruber genome:
- a CDS encoding LysR family transcriptional regulator: MDTEAVRSFVRAAELGQLRHAADELGVTQQAVSKRIAALERALDVRLFTRTPRGVELTLDGQAFLPHARNIVANVDRAVTAIRRGSRALRIDVLGLRSAQAVVLHDYWRSHPGTALDVVTLKVDDPRLAVAAVRAGDVDASFRSVTDPAALPPEVRMIHAFHSPLELVVGPRHPLASTRTVTPARLRGHRIWVPGIAPGSEWAEFYQQLTAEFGLRVDAAGPNFGNEVLLDILADSDDVATLVGSRDRYVWPTGHDLRRIPIAGPTLAYPLSLLLPRENPHPGLRAVVNHFANLAPLPEDTWLPSWATDRPE, encoded by the coding sequence ATGGATACCGAGGCGGTGCGATCGTTCGTCCGCGCGGCCGAGCTGGGCCAGCTGCGGCACGCGGCCGACGAACTCGGCGTGACGCAGCAGGCCGTCTCGAAACGGATCGCGGCCCTGGAGCGCGCGCTGGACGTCCGGTTGTTCACCCGCACCCCCCGAGGGGTCGAGCTGACGCTGGACGGGCAGGCCTTCCTGCCGCACGCCCGGAACATCGTCGCGAACGTCGACCGCGCCGTCACCGCGATCCGACGGGGCTCGCGGGCGCTGCGGATCGACGTGCTCGGCCTGCGGTCCGCGCAGGCCGTCGTCCTGCACGACTACTGGCGTTCACATCCCGGAACCGCACTCGACGTGGTGACACTCAAGGTCGACGACCCGCGTCTGGCGGTGGCCGCCGTGCGGGCGGGGGACGTCGACGCCTCCTTCCGCTCGGTCACCGACCCGGCCGCGCTGCCGCCCGAGGTGCGGATGATCCACGCGTTCCACTCCCCGCTGGAACTCGTCGTCGGCCCGAGACACCCGCTCGCCTCCACACGCACCGTGACACCGGCCCGGCTGCGCGGGCACCGGATCTGGGTGCCCGGTATCGCCCCGGGCAGCGAATGGGCGGAGTTCTACCAGCAGCTCACCGCCGAGTTCGGCCTCCGGGTGGACGCCGCGGGCCCCAACTTCGGCAACGAGGTACTCCTCGACATCCTCGCCGACTCCGACGACGTGGCCACCCTCGTGGGCTCGCGCGACCGGTACGTCTGGCCGACCGGTCACGATCTGCGCCGCATCCCGATCGCGGGTCCGACGCTCGCCTACCCGCTTTCGCTCCTCCTCCCCCGGGAGAATCCGCACCCGGGGCTCAGGGCGGTCGTCAACCACTTCGCGAACCTGGCCCCGCTGCCCGAGGACACCTGGCTGCCCTCCTGGGCGACGGACCGGCCGGAGTAG
- a CDS encoding aminoglycoside adenylyltransferase domain-containing protein: MPLPPEVHRTTSVFLSAIDASAPGLVRGLYLCGSLGFGEFFPDRSDVDFVSVLAERPDRAALAALAAAHETVRREHPRPFFDGFHAVREDLVGPPEHCPDLPCTRMGVYEEAGRFGINPVTWHELVRHGVKVRGPALTEAEVHVDDAALRAFSHDNLSSYWSHVHRELVESPAEAAEPDAVEWCVLGVSRLHHLLSTGSLTSKSGAGRYALNAFDARWHPIVLEALRVRESTSAPSVYDAIPERRADDTIAFTAMVIGAGLAHGARRD; encoded by the coding sequence ATGCCGCTGCCTCCGGAGGTCCACCGGACCACGTCCGTATTCCTGTCCGCGATCGACGCGTCCGCGCCGGGACTGGTCCGGGGGCTGTACCTGTGCGGCTCACTCGGTTTCGGCGAGTTCTTCCCCGACCGCAGTGACGTCGACTTCGTGAGCGTGCTGGCCGAGCGCCCGGACCGGGCCGCGCTGGCGGCGCTCGCCGCAGCGCACGAGACCGTCCGGCGGGAGCACCCCCGCCCCTTCTTCGACGGTTTCCACGCGGTGCGCGAGGACCTGGTCGGACCACCGGAGCACTGCCCCGACCTGCCCTGCACCCGGATGGGGGTCTACGAGGAGGCCGGGCGGTTCGGCATCAACCCCGTCACCTGGCACGAGCTGGTCCGGCACGGCGTGAAGGTCCGCGGCCCGGCGCTCACCGAGGCTGAGGTGCACGTCGACGACGCCGCGCTGCGTGCCTTCAGCCACGACAACCTGTCGAGCTACTGGTCGCACGTGCACCGGGAGTTGGTCGAGAGTCCGGCGGAGGCTGCCGAGCCGGACGCCGTGGAGTGGTGCGTGCTCGGTGTCAGCCGCCTGCATCACCTCCTCTCGACGGGTTCCCTCACTTCCAAGAGCGGCGCGGGACGGTACGCCCTGAACGCCTTCGATGCTCGCTGGCACCCGATCGTCCTCGAGGCCCTGCGGGTGCGAGAGTCCACCAGCGCTCCGTCCGTCTACGACGCGATCCCCGAACGCCGGGCCGACGACACGATCGCGTTCACCGCCATGGTCATCGGGGCCGGACTCGCCCACGGCGCCCGGCGGGACTGA
- a CDS encoding serine hydrolase domain-containing protein: MPRSRRRTGERTPAVSDALDPEVLDAAVENVHRAGMPGLFAEVRDGDQVWRGAAGVADVDTGRPVTADLRHRVGSITKTFTAAAVLQQVEQGRIGLDAPIGRYLPGLLPDGRGEAVTVRMLMNHTSGLAEYLPHAYSSLKAFPALADTGPQSLDDHRFTRFDPAELIALGVAAPAVGPPGGAPGLYSNTNYLLLGKLLEEVTGTSAERCITRNVIERAGLRDTELPTGPYVGEPHSRLYESWFGMIDPPRDYSVYDMSWVGPSASLISTVSDLNRFFGMLLAGEIVSPSSLAQMRRTVPVVSQEGRTIEYGLGLHPTQTPGQDTFWGHGGTAWGAGALAVISADGRRRVAVAVNLQRWNALDSAGRPRPHPIDDALAAFHRVAMYG; this comes from the coding sequence ATGCCGAGGAGCCGCCGAAGAACCGGGGAGAGGACACCTGCCGTGAGTGACGCACTGGATCCCGAGGTACTGGACGCAGCCGTCGAGAACGTCCACCGCGCCGGAATGCCGGGCCTGTTCGCCGAGGTGCGGGACGGCGACCAGGTCTGGCGGGGCGCCGCCGGGGTCGCCGATGTCGACACCGGCCGCCCGGTCACCGCCGACCTGCGCCACCGGGTCGGCAGCATCACGAAGACCTTCACCGCCGCCGCGGTCCTGCAGCAGGTCGAGCAGGGGCGGATCGGTCTCGACGCGCCGATCGGCCGGTATCTTCCGGGGCTCCTTCCCGACGGGCGCGGCGAGGCCGTCACGGTCCGCATGCTGATGAACCACACCAGTGGTCTCGCCGAGTACCTGCCCCACGCCTACTCGTCCCTCAAGGCGTTCCCCGCCCTCGCGGACACCGGGCCGCAGAGCCTGGACGACCACCGGTTCACCCGGTTCGACCCCGCCGAACTCATCGCACTCGGCGTCGCCGCACCCGCCGTCGGCCCCCCGGGCGGCGCTCCGGGCCTGTACTCGAACACCAACTACCTGCTCCTGGGCAAGCTCCTGGAGGAGGTGACCGGCACCAGCGCCGAGCGCTGCATCACCCGGAACGTCATCGAGCGCGCCGGACTCCGGGACACCGAGCTGCCCACCGGACCGTACGTGGGCGAGCCGCACTCGCGCCTCTACGAGTCCTGGTTCGGCATGATCGACCCACCGCGCGACTACAGCGTCTACGACATGTCGTGGGTGGGGCCGTCGGCGTCGCTGATTTCCACCGTCTCGGACCTCAACCGCTTCTTCGGGATGCTGCTGGCCGGCGAGATCGTGAGCCCGTCGTCGCTGGCGCAGATGCGGCGTACCGTGCCGGTGGTCTCCCAGGAGGGGCGGACCATCGAGTACGGTCTCGGCCTGCACCCGACACAGACGCCCGGTCAGGACACCTTCTGGGGCCACGGCGGCACGGCCTGGGGCGCCGGGGCGCTGGCCGTGATCAGCGCCGACGGCAGGCGCCGCGTGGCCGTCGCGGTGAACCTCCAGAGGTGGAACGCACTCGACTCGGCGGGCAGGCCGCGGCCCCATCCCATCGACGACGCGCTCGCGGCCTTCCACCGCGTGGCGATGTACGGCTGA
- a CDS encoding 2-phosphosulfolactate phosphatase → MDTRFVGIPEVGEAPAVAVVVDVMRAFTVAAWAFARGAEKIVLAGSLDEALALKERDPARVALKDGPLTPGFDLVNSPGLLRSADLAGRTVVQKTTAGTVGALAVRDASLVLCAGFVVAEATARVLRARAPEHVTFVVTGEDGRADEDLACARYIARRAAGHDADAAGFLGRAAESRAATELVQGVRQGVHPDDVALCLELDRFPFAMVAAPEDSLMVLRPCAVPRP, encoded by the coding sequence ATGGACACTCGTTTCGTTGGCATACCCGAGGTCGGCGAGGCTCCGGCCGTGGCGGTCGTCGTCGACGTCATGCGCGCGTTCACCGTGGCCGCATGGGCCTTCGCGCGGGGGGCCGAGAAGATCGTTCTCGCCGGGTCGCTGGACGAAGCCCTGGCCCTCAAGGAGCGCGACCCGGCCCGGGTGGCGCTCAAGGACGGGCCGCTCACGCCCGGTTTCGACCTGGTCAACTCGCCGGGCCTGTTGCGCTCCGCCGACCTCGCGGGACGGACCGTCGTACAGAAGACCACGGCGGGGACCGTCGGCGCCCTGGCGGTCAGGGACGCGTCACTGGTGCTGTGCGCCGGCTTCGTGGTCGCGGAGGCGACGGCCCGGGTGCTGCGGGCACGCGCTCCCGAGCACGTCACGTTCGTGGTCACCGGTGAGGACGGCCGGGCCGACGAAGACCTGGCGTGTGCCCGGTACATCGCGCGCAGGGCCGCCGGGCACGATGCGGACGCCGCCGGGTTCCTCGGCCGTGCCGCCGAGTCGCGCGCCGCCACCGAGCTGGTGCAGGGCGTGCGTCAGGGCGTCCATCCCGATGACGTTGCCCTCTGCCTCGAACTCGACCGGTTCCCCTTCGCCATGGTCGCGGCACCGGAGGACTCGCTCATGGTCCTGCGCCCGTGCGCCGTGCCCCGGCCGTAG
- a CDS encoding VOC family protein — MIRKMQAVALDCADPVRLASFYAELLGGRVVADPDDSDWLEVHGFEGTPLALQRVDGYRPPEWPGQDHPQQLHLDFDVDDLEGEEKRALALGATVLERTDQLRPGANWRVYADPAGHPFCLCLH; from the coding sequence GTGATTCGAAAGATGCAGGCGGTCGCGCTGGACTGCGCGGATCCGGTACGGCTCGCGTCGTTCTACGCGGAGCTGCTCGGCGGGCGGGTGGTCGCGGATCCGGACGACTCCGACTGGCTTGAGGTGCACGGCTTCGAGGGGACGCCGCTGGCCCTCCAGCGGGTGGACGGCTACCGGCCGCCCGAATGGCCCGGCCAGGACCACCCCCAGCAGCTCCATCTGGACTTCGACGTCGACGACCTCGAAGGCGAGGAGAAGCGGGCCCTCGCACTCGGCGCGACCGTCCTGGAGCGGACCGACCAGCTCCGCCCGGGCGCCAACTGGCGGGTCTACGCGGACCCGGCCGGCCATCCGTTCTGCCTCTGCCTCCACTGA
- a CDS encoding ABC transporter substrate-binding protein — translation MTGMVTQETLPGRDETNGHVRIGALVPLTRPGWDEAGRHLLAGMELAVREVNDAGGIMGRPVALVVRDTAADPHRAAAAVEELAGLGVAAVAGEYHSVVARAAAARADALGVPFLCASAVLDTLTEQPTPWVARLAPAQSHGWRIYADHLLAAGHRRIAVAIDPSSVYWASGARILRDHLAPHGGTVVDIDVRDSTAASVCDTLAGRHATALLLLVGHPEPAVSIVRSVRRDRRLAGVMIGAPAGQPEFTGWATSLGADGAAVPFLRYLPERLGPLGERVATALRERLAEAPSFVAFEGYDTVTVLAGMLRSQGPDRAWTPESWASVSAEGTRGRIRFSRTPDIGVWQWVWAPVQVVDRDPADPGRLRVLHTG, via the coding sequence ATGACCGGCATGGTGACGCAAGAGACTCTGCCGGGGCGGGACGAGACGAACGGGCACGTCCGGATCGGGGCTCTCGTGCCGCTGACCCGGCCGGGCTGGGACGAGGCGGGCCGGCACCTGCTCGCCGGGATGGAACTGGCCGTACGCGAAGTCAACGACGCCGGCGGCATCATGGGCAGGCCGGTGGCGCTGGTGGTGCGGGACACCGCGGCCGATCCCCACCGGGCCGCCGCGGCCGTGGAGGAACTGGCCGGGCTGGGCGTGGCCGCCGTGGCGGGGGAGTACCACAGCGTCGTCGCGCGTGCCGCTGCCGCCAGGGCCGATGCCCTGGGCGTGCCGTTCCTGTGCGCCTCGGCCGTGCTCGACACGCTCACCGAACAGCCGACGCCGTGGGTCGCGCGCCTCGCCCCGGCGCAGTCCCACGGCTGGCGGATCTACGCGGACCATCTCCTCGCCGCGGGCCACCGCCGCATCGCCGTGGCCATCGACCCGAGCAGCGTCTACTGGGCGTCTGGCGCCCGCATCCTGCGTGACCACCTCGCGCCGCACGGCGGCACCGTCGTCGACATCGACGTGCGCGACTCGACCGCCGCGTCGGTGTGCGACACGCTCGCCGGCCGGCACGCGACCGCCCTCCTCCTCCTGGTCGGTCACCCCGAGCCGGCCGTGTCGATCGTCCGCTCCGTGCGCCGGGACCGGCGCCTGGCCGGAGTCATGATCGGCGCCCCGGCCGGGCAGCCGGAGTTCACCGGATGGGCGACGTCGCTGGGCGCGGACGGCGCCGCGGTTCCCTTCCTGCGCTACCTGCCCGAACGCCTGGGCCCGCTTGGTGAACGGGTCGCAACGGCGCTGCGCGAGCGGCTGGCCGAAGCGCCCTCCTTCGTCGCCTTCGAGGGCTACGACACGGTGACGGTCCTCGCCGGCATGCTGCGCTCGCAGGGCCCGGACCGGGCGTGGACCCCCGAATCGTGGGCGAGCGTCTCGGCCGAGGGCACCCGGGGGCGGATCCGGTTCTCCCGGACGCCGGACATCGGCGTGTGGCAATGGGTCTGGGCGCCGGTGCAGGTCGTGGACCGGGATCCGGCGGACCCCGGCCGCCTGCGGGTCCTGCACACGGGCTGA
- a CDS encoding alpha/beta fold hydrolase, producing MDIVLIGGLWLNGSVWEGVASTLESLGHRPVPLTLPGQGDGAATATLDDQVAAVLAAVDAAPGRPMVVGHSAACALAWLAADRRPGRLAKVALIGGIPTPDGRPYADFFEVRDGVMPFPGWEPFQGPDAADLDEAARHELAAAAIPVPEAVARGVVRLSDERRYDVPVVVVCPEFTPAQAREWIDAGDVPELARAKHVDFADIDSGHWPMITKPAELARVLAAAAEGN from the coding sequence ATGGACATCGTGCTCATCGGCGGCCTCTGGCTGAACGGATCCGTGTGGGAGGGCGTCGCGTCCACGCTGGAGTCGCTCGGCCACCGTCCGGTGCCGCTCACGCTCCCCGGGCAGGGGGACGGCGCGGCGACCGCCACACTGGACGATCAGGTGGCAGCGGTGCTGGCCGCGGTGGACGCCGCGCCCGGCAGGCCCATGGTGGTGGGGCACTCCGCGGCCTGTGCGCTGGCCTGGCTGGCGGCCGACCGGCGGCCGGGGCGGTTGGCCAAGGTCGCGCTCATCGGCGGCATCCCGACCCCCGACGGCCGACCGTACGCGGACTTCTTCGAGGTCAGGGACGGTGTGATGCCCTTTCCGGGCTGGGAGCCCTTCCAGGGGCCCGATGCCGCCGACCTCGACGAGGCGGCGCGGCACGAGCTGGCGGCGGCCGCGATCCCGGTGCCCGAGGCCGTGGCCCGGGGTGTGGTGCGACTGTCCGACGAGCGCCGCTACGACGTGCCGGTCGTGGTCGTGTGCCCCGAGTTCACGCCCGCGCAGGCGCGGGAGTGGATCGACGCGGGCGATGTTCCGGAACTCGCCCGGGCCAAGCACGTCGACTTCGCGGACATCGACTCGGGCCACTGGCCCATGATCACCAAGCCTGCCGAGCTGGCCCGGGTCCTGGCCGCGGCGGCCGAGGGGAACTGA
- a CDS encoding YceI family protein, with the protein MGIFSRRQTATVEQPSAVGQDPFAARPATALATPDPALRALTGRWTIDRPHSRIGFSVRHAMVTTVRGAFTDYDSTLHFDGARPSESRADLVIRVASVDTGVEQRDAHLVGKDFFDARRHPEMTFHSTSTTQESAESFRMTGDLTIRDTTRPVELQLDYLGSVVDPFGYERAGFDGTTTIDRRDWGLVYNQRLEAGGSMVSEKVRLQFDISAIRSS; encoded by the coding sequence ATGGGCATCTTCAGCCGCCGCCAGACCGCCACCGTCGAGCAGCCGTCGGCCGTCGGGCAGGACCCGTTCGCCGCACGGCCCGCGACAGCGCTCGCCACGCCCGACCCGGCCCTTCGCGCGCTGACCGGGCGATGGACCATCGACCGCCCGCACAGCCGGATCGGGTTCTCCGTGCGGCACGCGATGGTCACCACGGTCCGCGGGGCGTTCACCGACTACGACAGCACGCTCCACTTCGACGGAGCCCGCCCCTCCGAGTCCCGGGCCGACCTCGTCATCCGCGTGGCCAGCGTCGACACCGGCGTGGAACAACGGGACGCCCACCTCGTCGGCAAGGACTTCTTCGACGCGCGGCGCCACCCGGAGATGACCTTCCACTCCACCTCCACCACCCAGGAGTCCGCGGAGAGCTTCCGCATGACGGGGGACCTGACCATCCGGGACACGACCCGCCCCGTCGAGCTCCAACTGGACTACCTCGGCTCGGTCGTGGACCCGTTCGGCTACGAGCGGGCGGGTTTCGACGGGACCACCACCATCGACCGCAGGGACTGGGGCCTGGTCTACAACCAGCGACTCGAGGCGGGCGGCAGCATGGTGAGCGAGAAGGTCCGCCTGCAGTTCGACATCTCCGCGATCCGCTCCTCCTGA
- a CDS encoding helix-turn-helix transcriptional regulator, with protein MPNDPGPTARALRALEILRTRPTTTADELAVRLGVTERAARRYVGILKEAGIPVESARGPHGGYRLGRGTRLPPVHFTQAEALGLVMAALGGRPAVADADDLVGTALGKVVKALPESVGRQAALLREYAAAAPDPLAAHPDPAVTSSLVEAVAHRRRVRLAYRSEAGHAWEEEADPWSLVVRHGRWYLLCHSHRADAVRTYRVDRIGEVRSTGHGFDAPVDFDPVAVLEENLGTGWEFATRVVFDVPPAEVAPWIRPPMGRLEPLGDGCVLLGSTRNPDMYAQEWLAGVPFAFRIEGGKELRAAAAALAERFTAAVTDHDAAGRDR; from the coding sequence GTGCCCAACGACCCCGGCCCCACCGCGCGAGCGCTGCGCGCCCTGGAGATCCTCCGGACCCGCCCCACCACGACGGCCGACGAACTCGCCGTGCGGCTGGGCGTGACGGAGCGAGCTGCGCGCCGGTACGTCGGCATCCTCAAGGAGGCGGGCATCCCCGTGGAGTCGGCCCGCGGACCGCACGGCGGATACCGGCTGGGACGCGGGACGAGACTGCCGCCCGTGCACTTCACGCAGGCCGAGGCCCTCGGCCTCGTCATGGCGGCACTCGGCGGCCGGCCTGCGGTGGCCGATGCCGACGACCTCGTCGGTACCGCGCTGGGCAAGGTCGTCAAGGCGCTGCCGGAGAGCGTCGGCCGGCAGGCGGCACTGCTGCGGGAGTACGCGGCAGCCGCCCCCGACCCGTTGGCGGCCCACCCCGATCCGGCCGTCACCAGTTCCCTCGTCGAGGCCGTCGCGCACCGGCGCCGCGTGCGGCTCGCCTACCGCAGCGAGGCCGGCCACGCATGGGAGGAGGAGGCGGACCCCTGGTCCCTCGTCGTCCGCCACGGGCGCTGGTACCTGCTGTGCCACTCCCACCGCGCCGACGCCGTCCGCACCTACCGGGTCGACCGGATCGGCGAGGTCCGGAGCACCGGCCACGGATTCGACGCGCCGGTGGACTTCGACCCGGTGGCGGTGCTGGAGGAGAACCTGGGCACCGGATGGGAGTTCGCCACCCGCGTGGTCTTCGACGTCCCGCCCGCCGAGGTCGCCCCCTGGATCCGCCCGCCCATGGGACGGCTCGAACCACTGGGAGACGGCTGCGTCCTTCTCGGCAGCACTCGCAACCCGGACATGTACGCGCAGGAGTGGCTGGCGGGGGTGCCCTTCGCCTTCCGCATCGAGGGCGGAAAGGAACTGCGTGCCGCTGCCGCCGCCCTCGCGGAGCGTTTCACCGCCGCGGTGACGGACCACGACGCGGCGGGCCGCGACCGGTGA
- a CDS encoding M1 family metallopeptidase, whose amino-acid sequence MSPLGTFLPAPWSHPAGRRLFVVLLVLLLAVGTPAGVSGAAAGGGGSAATPDRARYDVDLRSDADGGRWTGRQRVSFRNASERPLREVYLRLWGNGEDGCGTPGTPGAPGVPSPVVVSGLRGGTADPLTVNCTALRIALPKPLARGERASVAFDVSVTVPDRNARFGREGAFRFLGNALPVLAVHDAAGWHLDPYVAVGESFYALAGDFRVRLDHPSGMAVPATGRNRTRPGAPGRSVTLSLAERVRDFAWAAGPFRTAAQTTPGGVRVKSFWAPGTPAAGVRLARAEAVAAVDRFGREFGRYPYGEVDLVMTSGFGGGMEYPGLVLLGTTEEGNAVVHELAHQWWYGIVGNDQYASPWLDESFAQYANFRFYGLETRDCWSDVYWPDDGAELTASMDYWSRHRGEYHLVYTAGPCALADLERTLGADAMARLLERYARDHWYGVSTTEDFKRAAQSMTDEDLGPFWESHRIR is encoded by the coding sequence ATGTCACCGCTCGGCACGTTCCTGCCCGCCCCGTGGTCGCACCCGGCCGGTCGTCGTCTGTTCGTGGTGTTGCTCGTGCTGCTCCTGGCGGTGGGTACGCCGGCGGGTGTGTCCGGTGCGGCAGCCGGGGGCGGCGGGTCCGCGGCGACGCCCGATCGCGCCCGCTACGACGTGGACCTGCGCTCCGACGCCGACGGCGGCCGCTGGACGGGGCGACAGCGAGTGTCCTTCCGCAATGCGTCGGAGCGGCCGCTGCGCGAGGTGTACCTGCGCCTGTGGGGCAACGGCGAGGACGGGTGCGGCACACCCGGCACACCCGGTGCGCCCGGCGTGCCCTCGCCCGTCGTCGTGTCGGGTCTGCGCGGCGGGACGGCGGACCCGCTCACGGTGAACTGCACGGCTCTGCGCATCGCCCTGCCGAAGCCCCTCGCGCGGGGGGAGCGGGCGTCCGTGGCCTTCGACGTCTCCGTCACGGTGCCCGACCGCAATGCCCGCTTCGGCCGCGAGGGCGCCTTCCGCTTCCTCGGCAACGCCCTGCCGGTGCTCGCCGTGCACGACGCCGCGGGCTGGCACCTCGACCCGTACGTGGCCGTCGGCGAGAGCTTCTACGCCCTCGCCGGTGACTTCAGGGTCCGCCTCGACCACCCCTCGGGCATGGCGGTGCCCGCGACGGGCCGCAACAGGACCCGCCCGGGGGCCCCGGGACGTTCGGTGACCCTCAGCCTCGCGGAGCGCGTGCGGGACTTCGCCTGGGCGGCGGGGCCGTTCCGCACGGCGGCCCAGACCACGCCCGGGGGTGTGCGCGTGAAGTCGTTCTGGGCGCCCGGCACACCCGCCGCGGGCGTCCGCCTCGCCCGCGCGGAAGCCGTCGCCGCCGTCGACCGGTTCGGCCGCGAGTTCGGCCGCTATCCCTACGGCGAGGTCGATCTCGTGATGACCAGCGGGTTCGGTGGCGGTATGGAGTATCCCGGCCTCGTCCTGCTCGGCACCACCGAGGAGGGCAACGCCGTCGTCCACGAGCTGGCGCACCAGTGGTGGTACGGCATCGTCGGCAACGACCAGTACGCCTCGCCGTGGCTGGACGAGAGCTTCGCCCAGTACGCCAACTTCCGCTTCTACGGCCTGGAGACGCGCGACTGCTGGTCGGACGTCTACTGGCCCGACGACGGCGCCGAGCTGACCGCCTCCATGGACTACTGGTCGCGGCACCGCGGCGAGTACCACCTCGTCTACACGGCCGGGCCCTGCGCCCTGGCCGACCTGGAACGCACCCTCGGCGCCGACGCCATGGCCCGGCTCCTCGAGCGCTACGCCCGGGACCACTGGTACGGCGTCTCCACCACGGAGGACTTCAAGCGGGCCGCCCAGTCCATGACGGACGAGGACCTCGGCCCCTTCTGGGAGAGCCACCGCATCCGGTGA
- a CDS encoding endonuclease/exonuclease/phosphatase family protein, whose translation MCVHTEEAAVLKWGGSRLLVCAVALACVALVGPSAPGGALSGRSLPVEAVKDVVPDRVMTWNLCNPCDASNLDRAAEIAAHAPQVIGMQEACARDVDRIRDYLEAFHGLVYHVAHGSVLQNWSRCGGAPWNPGGFGQAILSAAPITDAVNVEYPDGGSEDRGYLAVTTEVGGRSVRVFNTHLAQRRQEEFRTDQVRVLAKEVARHERAIVVGDFNAVPEASELDPMWSLATDTDPQCHPAPGGTCEPTTDWQSKFDYVFLRGVAPREHRVVRTSHSDHDLLYADLDVT comes from the coding sequence ATGTGTGTCCACACCGAGGAGGCGGCGGTGCTCAAATGGGGCGGCTCGCGATTGCTCGTCTGCGCGGTGGCGCTGGCCTGCGTGGCACTGGTGGGGCCCAGTGCACCCGGCGGTGCCCTGTCCGGCAGGTCGCTGCCCGTCGAAGCCGTCAAGGACGTCGTACCCGACCGGGTCATGACGTGGAACCTGTGCAACCCCTGCGACGCGAGCAACCTCGACCGGGCCGCGGAGATAGCCGCACACGCGCCCCAGGTCATCGGCATGCAGGAAGCCTGCGCACGTGACGTCGACAGGATCCGGGACTACCTGGAGGCCTTCCACGGGCTCGTCTACCACGTCGCACACGGATCGGTCCTGCAGAACTGGAGCCGTTGCGGGGGAGCGCCGTGGAATCCCGGGGGCTTCGGCCAGGCCATCCTCTCGGCGGCGCCGATCACGGACGCGGTCAACGTCGAGTACCCCGACGGCGGCTCCGAGGACCGCGGATACCTCGCGGTCACCACCGAGGTGGGCGGCCGGTCCGTCCGGGTGTTCAACACGCACCTCGCCCAGCGCCGTCAGGAGGAGTTCCGGACGGACCAGGTCCGCGTACTCGCCAAGGAGGTCGCCCGGCACGAACGCGCCATAGTCGTCGGCGACTTCAACGCCGTACCGGAAGCCTCCGAACTCGACCCCATGTGGTCCCTGGCCACGGACACCGACCCGCAGTGCCACCCCGCGCCCGGCGGCACCTGCGAGCCGACCACGGACTGGCAGAGCAAGTTCGACTACGTCTTCCTGCGCGGCGTCGCCCCGCGCGAGCACCGCGTGGTCCGTACGTCGCACTCGGACCACGACCTGCTGTACGCCGACCTGGACGTCACCTGA